CGCAACGACATATGATTGATGGTAGATGGTGTGACGTCAAGGTTCCCAACAGTAAGGTAAGAGCATCGATATGTTCAATACCAAACGTTTGTTGTTCCTTCAGATATCTAGAAGTAGTTTCAAAGTGCTTAAGTACTTAACAATCGTTTAATAATActgagatatatgtatatatatacatgtgtgtattaaaatatatacatatctatatatacatgtatatgcaAATCGTAGACCTGTACACAACTGCTTCTGCTAGGATAAATCGATCACACAACTGTTATACACCTTTAGCGAGCAATAATTTATTTCATCTTCGATCAATCGAATGGACGTGCAATCGAGCTAATATACCCTGTGtaaaaaaaatgttctgcaCATTCGTAACCCTGTAAATACAATCTGCTCATTTTATTGTTATCGTAGTTTTTTCTATCGTATTACTAATTATTTAAGGTTGTTGCTTCCGTAGATTTATTACACGGTTGTGTACAGATCTAGGAGTGCATGCGATAGGATACTAGTCGAATTATAAACTATATAGCGCGAATtataagaaagaaaaaagaacaatCGAGAAGTCTGACTATGGCACAAACGTGAATAATACTTTGCTTTCGAAATTCCTTTTCGATTTTGAATCATTGCACAAGACGAGACGACAATTAATTTCCGCTTATAAATCTCTGAAACatcatttgaaatatttcttgAGAACGTATATATTGTGGTATAAATAGATGAATGTGTAGTCACTCTTAAGTGGTAAATTTATAATGAACAAGTGATATAAATGTGCGTGAATGTTTTATATGAGTGTTTCGTATGATGCAGAATGAGTACAGGTATCCCCAAAAGAAAGTGTGTGTCTGCGTGATCTTGTAAATAACATGGTGTGGTTGTGTCATTAAATCGTGTGGAATTTTTTAAGTATGCTATGAGAGTACCACTGTCAGATTTGAGAATAGGAAACGAATGATTTATGGAATACATACCCAGTTCACACGTGAGAGAGCTTCAATGGCAACTCGAGAAGCATGCAACGAGGTGTTGAATAGATTCGGGTCCCGGTTACGTTGCGAATTTCCGTGGAAATTTAATGTAATATGACTATGCATATGAGTTACGTATCCGAGTGTTAGGTTGCTTGAGGTGTCCAGCCGAACGTATATATCGTCGCGTCACTAACTCTGAAACAGATTTTAGAGAAATTAGAGCAATTTCTTGttatccaaaaaaaaaaaaaacaaaacgaaaAGAACAGCATGTAACTAATAATGGGAGTGAGTTTCGAGGCCAGCAAACATATATTTCGAGTATACTGCTAAATGTGTATCCTTCATTCCGGGACGACGAACATTGTAATGGGTATGGTTTGCGTGACGGTGTGTGCAATttcgaagaaagaaagaaagaacggAGAAACGAAAAAAAACGGTGTGAAACGCGCGCAGTATACGAATTGTCATTAGTCGAGAAGcgagctctgaattttgcgagaATCGGAACGGGTAATAAGAATCGTGATTGGAATTTTCGTGGACGATCATTTAGAACGTACCGGTGTCGGAGAGGAAATGAGTAAACGTTTACAAACACGTAAAGTCTCCCGCGGGCTAACGAATATATCGGTTCCACGAACGAAAGCTTTACCTCTTGTAGCGTCAAGTATGAGATGGAATAGTGTACGGGTCCGTGAATGAAGAAAACTGTGCCGTGTCTCTCAATCGGGTAATTCGAACGAGGTTAGGCTCACACGCTGTCGGTTAGAATGATATGTCGACAGAAGGAAGGAaacttataatattataaacaaatatacagGCTGCAGAAGCGGGCGCACGGTAAACATCTCAAGGGACGATTCTGCAACGTAAAATAAGATCGTTCTCGAATTGTTAGCGGTTCGAAGTCTCCGCTCCTGCAGAGAACTGTCGGCAGGATTTTGAAACGATGAAAATTTGAGAACGAGCCCGGCGATCGTTTTATTTTCTCTTGTAAAACGATCCTTTGAAATATTTACCGTGTGCAGTTGAACAGTCTTGTGTATACAGGATGGGTAAACAGCACCGATCGTCTTGATCGTTTCCGTTATACAGTTGGAGATGCGAGGGAAAACTTTTCGCGCAGAAATTACACGGTACCGACCGATCGAGTGACAGCGATCAAAAGAGAAGAAGATCGATGATGATAACTGTTGCGTTACAGGTCTCGCGACCAGTGTAAAACTTCCGCGCGTAAACTTTTCGTCGTGTCCGAAAGTAACGGAAAACAATGAAGGCGACTCGTTGTTCCACCGCGCGTACATGTCTGGTATGTGAAATGACACAATGAAAGAACAACCAGGTGAATCCTGGAGAAGTATGTCTACGATGTGCGAGAGTGCGTGCGTATATGTGtgtatcaaaaaaaaaaaaaaaaaaaataccaaatgatatagatataaaaattgtatgtgaTTGTCGAGGGCTGGTGTATCTGGTTGCAGAATATTGATGGCTTAATGATGGCTCGTCAGTATGATACGAGCAAACACAATGAATGCTACCGGCCTATACCGGTTCATACGCCGAATAGTCGACGGGTACCTGTGGCGAAACCTTATATCAACTTAAATACGTCCGAGCCGGCTAACCCACCTAGGTATGACTCGGAGTATGATTATAAAACGACTCACTACCCGTCGTACCCGGCCAACTATCCATACGACGATAACAATAAGTACAAGTACGAGGGGCAGAATTACAACGCGTACGAGAAACCGAATTACCCGTCGTACGAGGATCCCGGGTACGACACACGGAATTACATggtgcagcagcagcagcagcagcaacaacaacaacaacaacaacagcagcagcaacaacaacagcagcagcagccgccGCAACCCCAGCCGCATGCGGCAGGTGGTGCGCCGGCGAACCCGCCGCCAAGTTACCCGTCTGACGCCGAATACCCAAGATACCCAAACTACGAAGGACGTGCCGCCGTCTATCCGGTCATGGAGAATCCTGACTATACCGAGAAGGCTAGATACAATTACGGTTACGATCGTAATTATTATGAGGGGGATGGTCGTTACGTCGCTGCGGACTGTCGGTACCCGTTGGACGTACGATACCCGGACACCAGGCACGCCGACAATCGGATACCGACTGACGGTAGAGAGGCCGATTGTAGATATCCTGTGGACAATCGTGAAATCGACAGAAGATACGCGGTCGATGGTAGGGAACCGGACGGTAGATATGCGGTTGATAACCGAGAAGTGGAAGCCAGATACCCGCCGGACGGTAAGGAAGTGGAGGCCAGGTTCGCGGACACTGCAAGATACCCGGCTAAAGAGAACTATTACGATCGTTATTACAAACACCGTCCGTCGAGGGATCACCACGTCTCGGACACGTCAAGATACTGATGAGTCTTGTTACTATCCGTAAATAAACCTGTCACGGCTCGATGGGAATAGACTGCCCGATATTTGTATCTgaatttttctagatttttctaCGTTTTCGGTTCCCCCCTCCCCTCCGGGAACGTTCACACAATTTGTACATAATCGCGGAAACATACGGTCGACGGGAAATTTCAGTCTTGCTGGATATACGCTGTGCGTGATAGTCGCGTTCTTCGATCGTGACTTAACTGTTAAGCTTGGCATTGCTGTAACAGCCAAACGAATTGTATTATATTTCTGCCTGCGCCCACAGACCAAAAATTTCTTGGTCCATTcatgctctctctttctctttctgtctctTTCTCGGTACTTCTTGATCGAAAGTATTGTTACGTtcgataataatataaatgtatacatatttacgGGTTGATTCGGACTAGAGAGGTAGATGAAGTATATTCCCATTGACTCGTGATATATCTCTGTTATAAAATATAGCATATTAtgcatatattaaaaaaaaaagaaaccaagTAATGTCTGAAATTATAGATAGCCTCGAATAACTGTCTACATTTTATCAACTATTGTGCTTATtcaatttaagataatgtaataTATAGCATGAGATTACATCGAATATAAAGAGAAAGGATATTGTACAGATTTTGTGCATGGATTTAAAGAGGCCATAGTGCTTAAGTGTTGtttcatatgtatacatatgcgtcactcatatgtatacatatgcattCACTGAGTTCAAGTGTAAATTGACCAACCGAGAAACCTTTTTTCCGTAATCGAATAGTTAGATCAATGCGTATTCAAGAATTTTCTATAAAACTTGACGTTAGTGCAGATTACAGTCCTTCTCTGTTTCCCACGGTAGAATCTATTTTGAGCCGTTGACCGAACAGTTGACGCTCTTAACAATACTTAACAAATACGTAACTAGCATTTAGCCTGTTAGCCTTGTCAACATAATTACTTTTGCAAATACGTCGTAAATCGTTACAGACGTCATTGTATGTTATTGGACTtgcgtaaaaaaaaaataaaactaaaaTCATTCAGAAGGTGACGATAAGCTACAAAGTCGATCGTCACGATCTTTCACCGGTTCACAGGCTGAACAATGAACAAGACTGGTCTCCTTTTTCGTTTCTCTTTTACAATGTGAATCGGTAGCCTCGCAAACGATCGTACACGTAACAAGAGTATAATGTGCACTGTACGCAAGTTTTACTGAACAAATTAAagcaaagaaaaaaaagaacaaaaaaaaagcaAAATGAAAAAactcaaaacaaaaaaaacCTCAATGTGAAAATCTGTTGtacatgattgattgattgtgcGTTTGTGCGTAGGAGGGAATGATTCAGCAAGTACCCTGCAAGGTATTCGTGGGACGCTGTACAGAAGACCTAACCGCTGACGATCTGCGCGACTATTTCTCCAAATACGGCGAAGTGACGGACGTGTTCATCCCGAAACCATTCCGTGCATTTTCGTTTGTTACTTTCTTAGATCCGGAGGTAGCGCAGTCCCTGTGCGGCGAGGATCACATAATAAAGGGGGTTTCGGTGCACGTGTCGAACGCCGCGCCAAAGTCCGAGGGGAACAATAAGAATTTCAATAATCAAGTGAACTCGAACATGCGCCGAGGCGCGCCCGGCCCCGCCGAGAATAACGTGCAGGGTAACTACCAGGTGGCGAGATACGTCGGCCACTCAGGTAACAATATGGGCCCAAACGGATGGAACAATCCAGGGAACCGCGGTAACCTGGACATGCCGAATCTCCAGGCGTTGGGCATCACCGGGCAGAACAATggtggcggcggtggcggcaGTATGTCCAATTCGTTGGCGATGGCCGGGCTGAATCTGTCCGCGTTGCCGGTGAATCCAGCTCTGGTCGCCGCGCTGAACCAAGCATCTTGGGGCCTGATCGGTAACCTGCAGACGCCCGGAAACGATCAGGGATATTCGAACCAGCCTGGCCCACCTGGTCAACAACCCTCCGGAAACAACAGCATTGGTAACAGTGGCAACTCTGGCTTTCTCAGTTGGATGAATCAGGGTGGCGGTGATGGTAATACAGGCAATCCCGGAACAGGTGGTCCAGGCCCGAATAACCCGAACGCGTCCCAAGGTGCTTGGCAGAATCATCCCGGGCAGCGCGAGCagaagtcgaataactttctcaAGTACGAGTAAGAAGCCTGCGCCGCGACACGACGATGACACAATGATGACACGATGATGATGACGATGCTGGTGCGCGTGTGTCGATCACGATGCCATCGGGCCCCCCTTCCCCCACTCACGGCCAGCAGGAAGAAACCGGCGAATCCGTTCCTTTGATCCTGACACGCGTTTACTGCTACTACCACTACACAACCGCCTTTAGGCCGCCTCGGGAGAGTAGAGGATCTGTCTGTCTGTCGCACGCCTCTTTTACAGTTTCTAGTAGGTACAAATTATATCAGTTGTAAACCGGACAACGACAAACACGCAACTATGCGACTATGACGGCGACCACGTACACACGACAATATATCCTGGTCCCTCCCAACCCTCTGTCAATAGAGGCACTGGTTCAGTTATACAAGTCTCGCACTTTCAGTTAACTCTTTTGCAGATCTTGTTCACCGTTTTGCTACTCAAGtttttctacaaatttgttttcttaaGTTACTCGAACGAACACTGTTCCCAT
This window of the Lasioglossum baleicum chromosome 20, iyLasBale1, whole genome shotgun sequence genome carries:
- the Tbph gene encoding TAR DNA-binding protein-43 homolog isoform X1 — encoded protein: MSSYIQVAEDEGDEPIELPTEDDSTLLLTTVTAQFPGTCGLKYRNPESRTMRGIRLVDGRLHPPENGWGKAVYFCVFPKENKRKSDDNLENSTAKTKRMETKLRCTDLIVLGLPWKTTEQNLREYFETFGEVLMAQVKKDAKSGQSKGFGFIRFGSYESQLRCLAQRHMIDGRWCDVKVPNSKNIDGLMMARQYDTSKHNECYRPIPVHTPNSRRVPVAKPYINLNTSEPANPPRYDSEYDYKTTHYPSYPANYPYDDNNKYKYEGQNYNAYEKPNYPSYEDPGYDTRNYMVQQQQQQQQQQQQQQQQQQQQQQQPPQPQPHAAGGAPANPPPSYPSDAEYPRYPNYEGRAAVYPVMENPDYTEKARYNYGYDRNYYEGDGRYVAADCRYPLDVRYPDTRHADNRIPTDGREADCRYPVDNREIDRRYAVDGREPDGRYAVDNREVEARYPPDGKEVEARFADTARYPAKENYYDRYYKHRPSRDHHVSDTSRY
- the Tbph gene encoding TAR DNA-binding protein-43 homolog isoform X2, with product MSSYIQVAEDEGDEPIELPTEDDSTLLLTTVTAQFPGTCGLKYRNPESRTMRGIRLVDGRLHPPENGWGKAVYFCVFPKAKTKRMETKLRCTDLIVLGLPWKTTEQNLREYFETFGEVLMAQVKKDAKSGQSKGFGFIRFGSYESQLRCLAQRHMIDGRWCDVKVPNSKNIDGLMMARQYDTSKHNECYRPIPVHTPNSRRVPVAKPYINLNTSEPANPPRYDSEYDYKTTHYPSYPANYPYDDNNKYKYEGQNYNAYEKPNYPSYEDPGYDTRNYMVQQQQQQQQQQQQQQQQQQQQQQQPPQPQPHAAGGAPANPPPSYPSDAEYPRYPNYEGRAAVYPVMENPDYTEKARYNYGYDRNYYEGDGRYVAADCRYPLDVRYPDTRHADNRIPTDGREADCRYPVDNREIDRRYAVDGREPDGRYAVDNREVEARYPPDGKEVEARFADTARYPAKENYYDRYYKHRPSRDHHVSDTSRY